Part of the Ferviditalea candida genome, AATCTTGATTGAAACCTGAACTTGTCAAGTGTTTTATTCGATTCGAAGGCTTCGAGACACAAGCGGGGGACGAGGATAGAAGTCAGTTCAGCGAATCTCTTTAACAGATAAGGAATTTTGTAACGAATGCCGATCGCAGGGGAACATAGAATGACTCCGGTCGGTTCATAAAAAAAATGTTGAATGTATCGGATGACGATCAAACCGCCGAGACTGTATCCGCACAAAAAAACAGGTAATCCTGAATATTGCCGCCTTGCATGGATGAGGAATTGATGTAAATCCTGCAAATATTCCTGAAATTTATGTACATGACACCGATGTCCGCCGGAATGGCCAAAACCTCTAAGATCCGGAGCAATAAGAGCAATGTTGCGTTTTAAACATTCCATGCCCATGAGGGAATAATGTCCGGAATGTTCCCCGGCACCATGGATCAACAAGATAAGACCTTTGGGTTTGTCCGGCATCCAGACCCGATAAAATAGTGGAAGTTGTTGGAATTTTATATAGTTTGTCTGAAAAAGCAATTTTTTATACATCGCAATCCATCCCAATCATGTTCTTATGCTGTTTATGAAGCAAATCTAAGACAGTTTCTGCTGCAGCCAAAGGATTGAATTGTTGTCGAAACTGTTCGATGTTCTTTCGCAAAGGCTCAAATGCTTCTGAAGCAAACAATAATTTTTCGATCCAGTTGTCCACTCTTTTTACATGATCCATTCGGACGGCCAATCCGCGTTTTTCCAAATAATTGCAATTGCGTTCCTCATGCCCGGGAATGGGTTGAAAGATCAGCATCGGTACCCCTTTACTCAATGATTCGAAACACGTCAATCCACCCGGTTTGGTAATCAACAAGTCGGAAGCGTCCAGCAGTTTGTCGATGTTATCGACAAATCCCAGGATGACAATGTTGGGATGGTGAAATTGTTTGTCGTGCTGCAAGTGAAGCCTTAAATTGTCATTATTTCCCGTACAAATGATGATCTGAACCCGTTCCTTCCATTTGACCAACGAATAGGCCAGTTCCCGGATCCCGCCCAAACCCAAACCTCCGCCCATCACCAGGATGGTTGGCAAATTTTTTAAATTTAATAAATTTCGTGCCTCTTGTTTCGTTCGTTTCGTCCAAAAATTCAAAGTTACCGGAATGCCTGTAACGGCAATCTTTTCAGATGGAATTCCCATGGATATCAATTGCCGCTGCACTTCATGATCGGAAACCATATAAAGGTCAACTTCCGGTTGAATCCACATCGAATGGGCATGGAAATCCGTAATCACTGTACAGAAGCGAACGGGGTGTCCCAATCTTTTTAAACGGGATAAGGAAGAACTGGTAAAAGGATGTGTACAGATGGCCATTTGCGGCCTTTCATTCTCCAAAATTTGTTCCATTTTGCGATGAAACAGTTGGTATATTACATATTGCATTCGTTCAGAAATTGGCTGATTTTGATTCGAATCATAGATCTTTCTCCAAACCCGAGGATAGGCAGTAATCATTTTTTTGTAAGAACGAAGAGTCAGATTTGAAGCAAGGGGGTGAAGCAAGTTGGCTAATTCCACAATTTTTGTCCGCACTGCCGGTTCTTGAATGGAAATGCTTTGCGCCAATGCTTCCGCAGCTTTTGTATGCCCGTTTCCGAACGCCTCGGAAAAGATCAATATTTTGTTTTGCATAGCCTTCCCCTTTAACCTTTCTGATTTCCAAAAAGTAGTATTTCCTTTGCAAAAAAAGTGTATTCTGTTATTTAACTATAAAAATGATGATTTATGATCGGAGAGGAGGGGAAAAATGTATTTGTTTATCGTCAATACAATGTCCGGAAATGGAAAAGGAATGAAGGTGTGGAAACGCATTGAATCCATGCTTCAAAAACGGCAAGTTCATTATTTGGTCGAATTTTCAGCGAGTCCGACACATACGGCAGAACTTGTCCGGCAAACTGCAAAAAAACATAAAATAAAGGTTTTGGCCGTCGTAGGCGGTGATGGAACCGTTCAAAGCATGATTCATTCGGTGATTGGACGAAACATCCCGCTCGGAATTATTCCTGCGGGTTCGGGAAACGATTTGGCCAGAGGATTAAAAATTCCGTTAAATCCAAAAGAGGCGCTTCATTATTTATTGACAGGGGGAACGGGAAAAATTGACATCATTCAAATTGGAAACCAATACTGCATGACTGTCGTCGGAATCGGTATTGATGCAAAGGTGGCCCAAACAGTAAATCGATCAAGATATAAAAAATGGTTTAATCGTTTAAAGTTGGGCCATCTAGCTTATGTCTTGAGCTTTATTCAAGTTTTAACGCATTACCGGCCCGTCAAAGCAACGATTAAGGTGGATGGAAAGGAGTGGACTTTTCCGAAAACCTGGCTGATTGCTGTCGCTAATTTCCCGAATTATGGAGGAGGAATGATCATTTGTCCGGGAGCTTGTTATTTTGATGGAGAGTTTCACATTTGTATCGTTGATGGTCTTTCACGCTGGGAACTGTTGCGAATATTTCCCGCTGTATATAGAGGAAAGCATATTTATCGTTCAGGGGTAACCTTATTAAAGGGCAAGACGATTGAAGTGATTTCGGATTCGCCAATGCCGGCTCATGGCGATGGGGAAATAATGGGGGAAACCCCCATGAAGATCGATATTCTTGAGAAAGGACTTTCGGTAATTTGCCATGACTGACGGTTTATTACCATAAGTTTTTATTGATTTGGGCATTCGCCGTGTGCATGCTGGGTAAATCCCCATACACTGTTGATGTGACAGATGTCTTACAAATTTTTATAAGGAGGAAAATGGGCAATTTAATGAAACGGTCAAAAAAGATCATATTGCTTGACTGGACACATTGACATGGAGCGAAGTGTTGAATTGGAAAAGTTTCAAAAAAAATTAATGGACCGGTATATTACTTTGCGTACAGTTTACGGAACTTGAAAAAAATGCAATTAAGACTACGGTAAGGGATGTGACAGGATAATTATTGGCCACCGGAAAATTCCGGTGGTTTCATTGATTGAATAAAATCAAAATTTGATTGGCAACCTTAATAACGGCTTACGCAGTTGCGGCTAAATGCCGTACCCATTGACAGCATAAACGAGGTGGTTAAGTGCTTATTTACATAGGGAAAATTATTTTATTATTCACCATAACCATTATTGTCATCCGATTCTTGGGAAAATCCGCTCTTGCTCAATTGACCCCCCATGATCTGACAGCGATTATTTTCCTGGCAACTTTAGCCGTCAATCCGATTCTCAGCGACAAATTGGGCCAAACCCTGATCGGTATTCTGATGGTAACGACGCTGCACTTCATTTTGTCGAAACTGGCTCTTCTCCGTTGGTTGAATAAGTTACTGATTGGACAACCCACCATTCTCGTTAAAAATGGAAAAATCATAAAGTCCAATTTGGAACGCAGTCATTTCTCGCTTATTGAATTGTTGGCCACTTTCCGTACCGGTGGATACCCGAATATCCAAGATATCGAGTACGCGATTTTGGAACCGAACAGTGAAATCAGTATTATTCCCAAAAAAGACGTTGTTTCGCTCACTCCAAGGCACCTTAAGCTGGATGTGGACAATAAGGGTTTGCCCATTTCAGTGGTGGTTGAAGGCAAAATTCAGCATAACAACCTTAAAATCATTGATAAAGACGAGAACTGGCTGATGAAGCAGCTTGAATCAGCGGGATATCCCAATGTCAAAAAGATTTTTTATGCTGCTGTCAGAGATAACGATCATTCATTAATCATTGATACCGGTTATGAAAATTGACTGACGGAGCGAAACTGGACATGATCGATCGAAACTCATCGATACTGCGGGGAGCGGATGCCCGTCGTTGCATCATTGCCGGCAGCGCCAGCCAAACCTCCAACAGCAGGGGGAGTTCCATTCCTAGGGTGCGAAGGAGCGAGTCATCCTGAAACACTGCTTGCGGCGAGCCCTCCATCACGCACTGCCCCCGATCCATGACGAGTATCCAATCTGCCCACGCATAGGCGAGATTCATATCATGTGTAGCCATCACAACCGTCACGCCTTGGCGATGAATGCGGTCCAACTCCCACACTAGTTGTTTCTCTGAAGAGCGGTCCAAATAGGCGGTGGGCTCGTCCAGTATGAGAAGTTCAGGCTCCAGCGCCAACACGCCGGCGAGCGCGACTCTCTTCTTTTGCCCGAGGCTCAATTGATGAATGGGTGTCTCGGTCAGATGCTCCAGCCCCATTGAGGCAATCATCCGTTCCGTGCGGCGGATAATTTCCGGGTCAGACATTCCGGCGTTGCGCAACCCGTATGAAATGTCCTCGC contains:
- a CDS encoding diacylglycerol/lipid kinase family protein, producing the protein MYLFIVNTMSGNGKGMKVWKRIESMLQKRQVHYLVEFSASPTHTAELVRQTAKKHKIKVLAVVGGDGTVQSMIHSVIGRNIPLGIIPAGSGNDLARGLKIPLNPKEALHYLLTGGTGKIDIIQIGNQYCMTVVGIGIDAKVAQTVNRSRYKKWFNRLKLGHLAYVLSFIQVLTHYRPVKATIKVDGKEWTFPKTWLIAVANFPNYGGGMIICPGACYFDGEFHICIVDGLSRWELLRIFPAVYRGKHIYRSGVTLLKGKTIEVISDSPMPAHGDGEIMGETPMKIDILEKGLSVICHD
- a CDS encoding DUF421 domain-containing protein — its product is MLIYIGKIILLFTITIIVIRFLGKSALAQLTPHDLTAIIFLATLAVNPILSDKLGQTLIGILMVTTLHFILSKLALLRWLNKLLIGQPTILVKNGKIIKSNLERSHFSLIELLATFRTGGYPNIQDIEYAILEPNSEISIIPKKDVVSLTPRHLKLDVDNKGLPISVVVEGKIQHNNLKIIDKDENWLMKQLESAGYPNVKKIFYAAVRDNDHSLIIDTGYEN
- a CDS encoding alpha/beta fold hydrolase; translated protein: MYKKLLFQTNYIKFQQLPLFYRVWMPDKPKGLILLIHGAGEHSGHYSLMGMECLKRNIALIAPDLRGFGHSGGHRCHVHKFQEYLQDLHQFLIHARRQYSGLPVFLCGYSLGGLIVIRYIQHFFYEPTGVILCSPAIGIRYKIPYLLKRFAELTSILVPRLCLEAFESNKTLDKFRFQSRFPDWTAEMMKDPMIFKYTLRWFTELLRNGTKALKEASKFHFPALCLFDLDDPVVDSEKIQKFHETISSSDKANIVFSQGNHQYLNHHRALEQIFQWLSPRLCKKR
- a CDS encoding energy-coupling factor ABC transporter ATP-binding protein, which translates into the protein MKPLLEAIGVNFTYPGATAPALQDLHLRIPQGKKTAICGHNGSGKSTFFLHAIGIHRPASGQLIWKGADISYQPKHLKRLRREIGLVFQDPEHQLILNTPREDISYGLRNAGMSDPEIIRRTERMIASMGLEHLTETPIHQLSLGQKKRVALAGVLALEPELLILDEPTAYLDRSSEKQLVWELDRIHRQGVTVVMATHDMNLAYAWADWILVMDRGQCVMEGSPQAVFQDDSLLRTLGMELPLLLEVWLALPAMMQRRASAPRSIDEFRSIMSSFAPSVNFHNRYQ
- a CDS encoding MGDG synthase family glycosyltransferase, encoding MQNKILIFSEAFGNGHTKAAEALAQSISIQEPAVRTKIVELANLLHPLASNLTLRSYKKMITAYPRVWRKIYDSNQNQPISERMQYVIYQLFHRKMEQILENERPQMAICTHPFTSSSLSRLKRLGHPVRFCTVITDFHAHSMWIQPEVDLYMVSDHEVQRQLISMGIPSEKIAVTGIPVTLNFWTKRTKQEARNLLNLKNLPTILVMGGGLGLGGIRELAYSLVKWKERVQIIICTGNNDNLRLHLQHDKQFHHPNIVILGFVDNIDKLLDASDLLITKPGGLTCFESLSKGVPMLIFQPIPGHEERNCNYLEKRGLAVRMDHVKRVDNWIEKLLFASEAFEPLRKNIEQFRQQFNPLAAAETVLDLLHKQHKNMIGMDCDV